In Agromyces sp. G08B096, a genomic segment contains:
- a CDS encoding lysophospholipid acyltransferase family protein: MQHDDSTPTPPLKVRSEKSRPSIFWVLAGIILPLFGLMARFRFHGRPLPATGAFVLAPNHYSEVDPLVMGVASWKLGRLPRFLAKASLFKVPVVGWFLRKSGQIPVERAGSRSHHALRAAEELVEKGRMVVVYPEGSLTRDPDLWPMRGKTGAVRIALERDIPLIPAAHWGTQALMPRYGKKLHPFPRKTIDVIVGDPVDLSAYRGKPLDPSVLTAATNDVMNAIAALVGELRGETPPATRWDPSAHGQAETGRLEGDAR; encoded by the coding sequence GTGCAACACGACGACTCGACCCCGACACCGCCGCTGAAGGTTCGTTCGGAGAAGAGCCGCCCCTCCATCTTCTGGGTGCTCGCGGGCATCATCCTCCCGCTGTTCGGCCTCATGGCGCGGTTCCGATTCCACGGCCGGCCGCTCCCGGCGACGGGCGCGTTCGTGCTCGCGCCGAACCACTACAGCGAGGTCGACCCGCTCGTCATGGGCGTCGCCTCGTGGAAGCTCGGCCGACTGCCGCGCTTCCTCGCGAAGGCCTCGCTGTTCAAGGTGCCGGTGGTCGGTTGGTTCCTCCGCAAGTCGGGGCAGATCCCCGTGGAACGCGCGGGCAGCCGCAGCCACCATGCCCTCCGGGCCGCCGAGGAGCTCGTCGAGAAGGGGCGCATGGTCGTCGTGTACCCCGAGGGGTCGCTCACCCGCGACCCCGATCTCTGGCCCATGCGCGGCAAGACGGGGGCGGTGCGCATCGCGCTCGAGCGCGACATCCCGCTCATCCCCGCCGCGCACTGGGGCACGCAGGCGCTGATGCCGCGCTACGGCAAGAAGCTGCACCCGTTCCCGCGGAAGACGATCGACGTCATCGTGGGCGACCCGGTCGACCTGTCCGCGTACCGCGGCAAGCCGCTCGACCCCTCGGTGCTCACCGCCGCCACGAACGACGTGATGAACGCCATCGCCGCCCTCGTCGGCGAGCTCCGCGGCGAGACGCCGCCCGCGACGCGCTGGGATCCGTCGGCACACGGGCAGGCGGAGACCGGCCGTCTCGAAGGCGACGCGCGGTGA